TTGAATAAGTGCCATTATAGAGTAGTTGATGATTCCTATAAATTCTGATTTTTCTCCTTCATCAATTTTACGTTCTGTATTTTCTTGTAGCTGACGTATGCGCTGCGCTTTTATAAATATTTGATCAGTTAGTGATGGGAGTCTTAATATTCTCCATGCACTACCATAATCGCTCATTTTTTTAATAAACAAACTCCTACATTCTTCTATTACGACATCATATTGTTTGGATGTGTTCTGCATCTTTTTTATTTAAAAGTATTTGTCCAAAAATAGTAAATATTACAAGCTTTTCGTTTATTTTTACTTGGAAATTTATTATGATGACGATTAATTGTAAAGGAAGTTTAATAGATCTTTCTACACCTAAAGTGATGGGTATTTTAAATATTACTCCAGATTCTTTTTTTGACGGAGGCAAGTATAAAAATGAAGACGAAATTTTTGTTCAAGCTAAAAAAATGTTAGATGAAGGTGCTACTTTTATTGATGTAGGAGCTTACTCATCACGGCCAGGAGCTAAACATATTTCAGAAGAGGATGAATTAAAGAGGATTATACCTGTAGTTGAATTACTAGTAAATAATTTTCCGGATATTATTATTTCAGTTGATACTTTTAGAAGTAGCGTTGCTGAAGAATCGATTAGGGTAGGTGCGGCATTGATTAATGATATTTCAGGAGGGAAAATGGATGAAGAAATGTTTAATCTAATTGCAAAATTACAAGTGCCTTATATTATGATGCATATGCAAGGAGAACCTCAGAATATGCAGCTAAATCCAATTTATAAAGATGTGGTTACTGAAGTAATCTCGTTTTTTGCAGAGCAATTATTCAAACTCCGCCAATTAAAAGTAAACGATGTTGTAATTGATGTTGGTTTTGGTTTTGGAAAAACAATAGCGCATAATTACGAATTGTTACAAAAATTGTCACTTTTTAAAAATTTAGAAGCACCTATTTTAACGGGGATTTCCAGGAAATCTATGCTACATAAATTACTAGATATTTCGCCAAAAGAGGCTTTAAATGCAACGACAGTAGCAAATACAATTGCGTTGTTAAATGGTACCAGTATTTTAAGAGTTCATGATGTAAAAGAAGCTGTTGAAGCAATTAAGATTGTTTCAAAAGTTACTGCAAAATGATTACTTTTACTAAAACTTCAAATAATTAATGAATTTAGATTTTATCGATTTTTCGTTTTTGGATGTACTTGATATTATTTTAGTAGCTGTATTGTTGTATTATATATATAAGTTGTTAAAAGGAACTGTGGCAATTAATATTGTTATAGGGATTGCTTTTATTTTTATTATTTGGAAAATTACCCAGACACTTAATATGGAGATGTTAAGTGGTATTTTGGGGTACTTATTATCAGGAGGAGTTATTGCTTTAATTATTGTGTTTCAGCAAGAGATAAGAAAGTTTTTATTAATGATAGGAACAACTAATTTCTCTACACAACGGGGTTTTTTAAATCAATTAAAATTTTTAAAAACTGAAATCAATTCAGAGATTGACATTGAAACAGTTTTAAAAGCCTGTATAAGCATGTCTAAAACGAAAACAGGAGCTTTGTTGGTGATAGAGAAGACAAATAACCTCGATTTTTTAATTAATAATGGTGATAAGATGGATGCTTTAGTAAATGAAGCGATTTTAGAAAGTATATTTTATAAAAATAGTCCGCTTCATGATGGTGCAACTGTAATTCGGGATAATTATATAGTAGCAACACGTGTGGTTTTGCCAATTTCTGATAGCACAAAAATACCATCACGTTATGGTTTAAGACACAGGGCAGCTATTGGTGTAACAGAAAAAACAGATGCAATCTGTTTATTGGTTTCTGAAGAAACCGGAGAAATATCATATATAAAAGATGGTGAGTTTGTTTTGTATAAAACACCAGAAGATTTATTTACAAAACTAGAAAAAGATTTAACGGCATAAAAAAAGCTCGCAATTGCGAGCTTTTTAATTTTATAAAAATCTAAAATTATTTAGCAGCAGGTGCCATTTTAGATTGAATAGCAGTCATTACATTGCTAAATTTAACAGCGCTTTCAGCATCTAAAGAACCAGCGATTGCACTCATTTTAGTAGCTAATTCAGCACCTTTAGGAGCTAATTTAGTGATTTCAGAAACACTTCCGTTAGCGTCGATATAAGATTTCGCGTACTCAGTATAAGACTGTAAGTATGCTCCAACTTTAGGATCTTTAAATTCAGGAATAGTTATTCCTTCGATTGCAGATTTTACAGCTTCAGCACCTTCAGCAACAGCTTCAGTAGCTTTTTCTGCACCTTCTACAACTTTAGTTGCAGCTTCAGTAGTTGCTTCAGTAGCTTTTTCAACAGCTTCAACAGTCGTATCTTTTACATCTTTAGCTCCTTCTTTTTCGTTTTTACAAGAAGTTGCTAATAAAGCACCAGCAACACACATAGTTAAAATTACTTTTTTCATCGTTTTATGATTTTTTAATTTATAGATTGATTAGTACAAATGTATTATAATGAACCTTCTAAAAAAATTATTTACGAAGTAATTTTAGCGTTAAATTGTTTCTCATAGAGGTTTTTATAATAACCAAATTCTTTATTTAATAGCTCATTATGATTTCCTTGTTCAACAATTTTACCTTTATCCATAACAATAATAGTATTTGCTTTTTTAATTGTTGTTAATCGATGTGCAATTACAATTGAAGTTCTGTTTCTAGTAATTTCATCAGTGGCATGTTGAATCATCTGCTCAGAATGTGTATCTATAGATGATGTAGCTTCGTCTAAAATTAAAATACTAGGCTTACTAAGGTAAGCGCGTAAAAAGGCTATTAGCTGACGTTGACCTGATGAGAGCATTGCGCCGCGCTCTTTAACGTTGTAGTAATAATTGTTGGGTAATGTCATAATAAAATCATGAACACCAATTTTTTTTGCTGCTTCTTTAACTTCGTCGAGAGATATATTTTTGTTTTTTAGAGATATGTTGTTGAAAATAGTATCAGAAAAAAGAAATACATCTTGTAAAACAATCGCAATTTTTTTTCTTAAAGAGTTTATTTCGTAGTTTTCTACAGGGATGTCATCAACGTAAATAGTACCACTATTTATTTCATAAAAACGGTTTATTAAATTAATGATAGTTGATTTTCCTGCACCTGTAGCTCCAACAATGGCAATCGTATTTCCTTCTTTAACATTAAAGCTAATTCCTTTTAAAACTTCTTCACCTTCAATATAACTAAAATGAACATCTTTAAAACAAATGTTTCCTTGTAGAGATTGGGTAGTTATTGTTCCGTTCTTGCTAATTGAACTTTCTGTATCAATTACATTAAAAACCCGCTCACCAGCTACAATACCCATTTGTAATTGATTAAATTTATCAGCAATTTGACGTAGTGGTCTAAATAACATCTGAGCCATTTTTATAAAACCAATAATAACAGCAATGTTTGTTGCTTCACCTTCTATAACTTGAATTCCGCCGAACCATACAATTAAACCAATTGCTATTGATGATAGTATTTCAGCAATAGGAAAAAAAATAGAGTAATACCAAACAGTTTTTACGTGTGCTTTCTTGTGTTTATCATTAATATTAACAAAGTTTTTATACTCTATCTTTTCACGATTAAAAAGTTGTACAATATTCATTCCTGTAACTCTTTCTTGTACGAACCCGTTAAGATTTGATACTTGATTTCTAACTTCTTGAAAAGTAGATTTTATAGCTATCTGAAATATCTTTGTGGCATAAATTAAAATAGGTAAAGTTACCAACGCAATGAAAGCTAGTTTCCAATTAGTATAAAGCATTACAATAATAACAAGAATCATTTTTAAGATATCACTAATAATCATAAAAACACCTTGTGTAAAAAAATTAGCAATTGTCTCGATGTCAGAAACAACTCTAGTAACGAGTTTACCAACAGATGAATTATCTAAATAACTCATTTTAAAACTCAAAATTTTTCTAAAAGTTTTAGCTCTAATATCTCTAATAATGTGCTGGCCTACCCAGTTAGCATAGTAAATAAAACTAAATTGAAATACGACTTGTATTAGTAAAACAATTAGCATTGCTATTGTGTAATACAATAGTCTTGTTAAATCTTTATGAGTAACAAAATCTTCTATTGCTTCCATTAGTAAAATAGGACTCAATACTGCAAAGAGCGCTAATAGTATAGTTGACGTTGTTGCTATAATAAACCGAGTACGGTATTGTTTTGCAAAACTCATAAGTCTCACAAAAATTTTAATATCAAATGCTTTTCCTGTTGTTTTACTCACTATATATAATCGTATTCTACTTTTGTTAAAAATAATCCTTTTGCCGGAACAGAAGTTCCTGCATTACTTCTGTTTTTGCTTTTTATAATGTTTTTAAAGTCATCGATTGTGGTTTTACCAGTTCCAATATCGATAAGGGTACCAACAATAGCTCTAACCATGTTTCTTAAAAATCGATTCGCACTAATATGAAATATTAATTCATTACCATTCAAAACCCATAATGCACTCGTTATTTTGCAATTAAAAGTATGAACACCTGTTTTTACTTTCGAAAAACATTCAAAATCTTCATATTCATATAAAATCATCGCGGCTTGATTCATTAGTTGAATATTAAGCTGTTGATTATACAATTGCCAAGAGCTATCTAATAAAAATGGATTTCGACCAAGCCATATCTTATACTCATAAGACCTACTATTAGCATCAAACCTAGCATGTGCATCATTGTGTACTAATTTAACAGTAAATATTACAATATCGTCTGATAAAATTGAATTTAATCTAAAAGCAAAGTTTTCAGATAAAGTTATAGTTGTATCAAAATGAGCAAACATTTGTGATGCGTGTACACCAGCATCTGTTCTGCCAGCACCTGTAATAACGATTTGTTGTCTTAAAATAGTACTGAGTGCATTGTTTATTTTTTCTTGTACCGAAATTGCGTCAGGTTGTATTTGCCAACCATGATAATTTGTTCCTCTATAAGCTAATTCAATAAAATACCTCAAAGAATGATGGGATTTAAATGGCTAAATTATGAAATTATAGGTTGGGTTGTTAGTGCTATTTGAATAAATATCTTTAGATTAATAATGTTTTAATAAAAAGAATGATAATAGTAAATTTATAAACATAGGCTAATATATAATTAGTAACCGTATTGTCTTTTTAGATTTATCTTCTAATTAGGTAATAGAAGTTCTCAATCTTATTTCAATTCTCCTTTTTTAGATCAATAATGTTGCATTGTCTATCTGATTTTTAATAACTATTTTATTAGTTTTGCATTGATGAAAAAAATATTACTTCTTTCAGATACACATAGTTTTATTGATGATCAAATATTAAAATTTGTAAAACAAGCAGATGAGGTTTGGCACGCTGGAGATATTGGTGATTTAAAAGTTACTGATACTCTTAAAGAATATAAAACCTTAAGAGCAGTTTATGGTAATATTGACGATAAGGATGCTAGGTCTGAATTTCCTTTGGATAATAAATTTACACTTGAAGGTGTTTCTGTTTGGATTACTCATATTGGGGGGTACCCGAATGCTTATAAACCAAGAGTGCGAGAAGAGTTGAAAAATAATTCACCAAAAATTTTTATTAGTGGTCATTCTCATATATTAAAAGTGCAATATGACGAGAAATTTAAATTACTTCATTTAAATCCCGGGGCTGCAGGGAAACACGGATTTCATAAAATAAGGACAATGCTTCGTTTTGAATTAAATAAAGGTGAAATTACCAATATGGAGGTGATAGAGTTAGCTCACCGATGATAGTTTAGACTGTTTTTGTTCTTGAATAGGAATAATAATAGAAATTTTAGAGCCTTTGTTCTTTTTTGAGTTTATAGAAAGTTTTCCTTCCATCATTTTAAGCCTAGCTTCTATTTGATTTAACCCAATACCATCATTTATAGAAAATGATGAGGTGGAAAATCCTACCCCATCATCATTAACAAGAATGGTTAGTTGATTCTTTTCTTGTTTAATGGTTATTTGTGCGTAATTAGCTTTGCTGTGTTTTAATATGTTATTAGCAAGTTCTTGAATGATATTGAATATTTTTATCTCAAATTCTTGATTGTATCTATTTATATTATGTGCGGAAACTTCAAATTTTAATTGACTATTTGAGTATTTTTTAGCGGCATCTTTTAAGGCGTATTCTAAACCAAATTTTAATAAGATAGAAGAAATAAGGTTGTGAGATAAGTCTCTAACTTTTTGTGATGCTTCTAATATTATGGCTTGAGTTTTCTCAATTTCTAAAGGTGCACTATCTTTAAGTTGCTTTTTAGTGGCACTTAAATGCATGTTTGCAGATGATAATAGTGCACTAACATTATCGTGTAATGTTTCTGCTATTTGCTTTCTTTCAGTTTCTTTACCATCTATAGTGGCATTTAATATTTTTGTATGTGCGTCTGATTTTATTTTTTCTATACTTTGTTGTTGTAGTAAGTTGTTTTCTGATAGTTTTAATTGTAGGTTTTTTTGACGTAATTTATAATTATAAACAATAACACCAGAAATAATAATTACGAGTAAGCTTAATGCAGCAAAGAGTAATGTAGTTTTACTTTGTTGAGCTTCTTTAAGTTTTCGTTGTTCAGTTACCAAGTTTACTTTCTGTTGTTCGAGATTTTCCTGATGATTGGCTTCAATTTTTTTTATAATTTGACTAATATTCTTTTCTTTTAAAACATCTTCAAATTCAAAAGAGATCTCTTGATAATCATAAGCCTTATAATCTTTTAAATTTCTCATTGCCCAAGCAAGATTGTAATATAAATTTGCTTTTAGTTTGGTTGCTGTTTGAGAATTGTCTTTTTTTAATACATCTATTCCGCTTATATAAGTTTCTTTTGCTTTTTTAAATTCTCCTATTAATAGGTATACATTTCCAAGATTGCTCTGTGCTTTTGCTAATTTGATTATGTTATTTTTTTCTTTATATAGATCAATGGCTTTTAATGCAAAATATTTTGATTCAGAATACATTGAGTCTATTTGATATAATGCTGATAAATTAACATGAGAGCTAGCTTTATAGTTGATGATTTCATTATTGATAGAAGGAGTCTTATCTAGTTCTGAAAAAAAATATAAAGCACTGTCTTTGAATATTTTAATCCCCTTTGGAACATTGTTTTTATCAACGTATTTTTTAGTAACACCCTCTTCAAGTAATTTAAGATATGTTAAGTTTCTTTCTTGCTTGTGTTTTAAATTTTTGTAAATTTTTAGATAAATAGAGCCTACTTTTAAGTAGTTTTTTGCTAGTAAATTTAAGTATTGTGTTTTATCTAAATTAATATCATTATGTCTGTTTTTATTGTTTAAATAAGATAAGGATGTCTTAAAGTATTTTAAGGATAATTTTAGGTTTAATGTTTTATTGTAAATATCACCTAAAAGCTCAGTGTATTTATAGTTAAATTCCTGTTTTTTTGAATTTTCGTTATGTAGAGTGAGAGCCAGTTTTAAAGCTTCTGGGTATTTACCTTTACTATAATTTTTATAAGCTATCTGATAAATTGAATCCTGTAAGACTGAATCTTTTTTAGTTAAGTTATTTCTGCGTTTTGTCTTGTAGTCTTTATTATTAGTGAATAATGTAACTGAAAACCCGATTCTAACAAAAAAAATAAGAAATACTATAGATACTAATTTTGAATACATATAACAAAGATAATTAATCTACTATTATTTCTACTCTTGGCTTTCTTATAGATGCTAATTGAGTTGATCTTCCAGAGTACTTATGGTTTACAAAATCTAATCTTATTAGATTAGCAGAAGGTGTGTTAATTGTTCTTGAAAAATTTTTTTGTTTTGATTTACCATTAGATAAATGAACTTCGTACGCTTGTTTATCTTCATTGTAAACAAATGTTGTAGTAACATTATCATTCACTTTAAAGTTAAGTAAAAATGTGCCGTCTTCTTTTTTTGTTATATTATATGAGTTTAAAAATTCAGTAACGCCTCCTTTAGCTAATGTAATGTTATCATCTTCAACAGAGATGCGTGTTCTTTTACCTCTATTTTCATCTAGAAAACCAATTTTTAGCTGATCGTTTTCTATGGAGAATTTGTTACTATGATTACTTGCTGTTTTACGATTTACTTCAGATAAAATAATATCATTTGATTTGTTTTTAACAGTAACTACATCCGTATTATTTGTAGTGTTAAAATCAATTGAATATGCTCCGTTAACATCTCTTTTAAGCGTGTATGATTGTAATAGTTTTTCTTGCGGATTACTAAGTGTTTCTACTTGATTAGAAGAACATGATGTAAAAACAATAGTCAATAATAGAAAAAATGGGGCTATTTTATACATTATTTAAGTTTTTAAGTTTTTAATAAATTGTAAAAAGCGATGCACTTAATAGAATAGTGTCGGGGGACTATTATAATTATACGGACTATGAGAACAAAATTAAAGAATCTATTAATGTTATTGCTAACACGTACATCGCTGTTTTTATGTTTTAATATTTTTATTTAGTAGTTATTAGCGATGCACTTTTAATAATGTATAGATTACGGGGGACGTTTTCTTTAATTAGGGGGGTAAGGAAAACTGTTTTTGAAGGGTTTCTATACTTTATATTATATTGTTTTTTACAGCGTACATCGCCAAACCTACTACGTTTTTTACTTTTAATTTTTTATATAAACTCTTACGATATGTTTCAACCGTTTTTATACTTACTAATAGATGTTTTGCTATTTCACTAGAGCTTTTTTCCAAAGCTATTTGTTTCAAAACTTCTACTTCTCTTTCTGTTAAATCACCATGAGCAAGTTCTGAATCTTCAGTTTTAGCATTGTTAACATATAATTCTAATAACTTACTTTTTATATCGTCACTAAAATACTGTGTTCCGACGTGAACATTTTTTATAGCATCTATAATATGATCACTAGCACATGCTTTGTCTACAAAACCATTTGCTCCTAGTAATATCATCTCCTGTACTAATTTAGGATCGCTTAAACTAGAAAGTATAATTGTTTTAATTTTTAAATTACGTTGTTTAAATGTTTTTAAAACTTCTATACCGTCCATTTCTGGCATGTTTATATCAAGAACTAATACATCTGCTTTGTTTTTAGTAGACCAATCTACTACTTGCTTTCCTGTTAAAGAATAGCCTTCAATTTCAAAGCAATCTTCAGTGTTTAATAAGGCGATAACTCCATCTATTAAGATTTTATGGTCATCGGCTATGTGAACTTTTATCTTGTTATTCATGTGTCTTAGCGTTTACAAATTTATAGTATAAAAGGAATGTGTACAATACCCAATACCCCTAGTTATGTCTTAGGGGTAACCCTAAAGAAGATAGGGATAACCCTATTTTCTTTAACATTCCTTTAACATTTGGTGTTTTGAAGTGTAGCAAACAAGTGAGTTACAAAAATAGAAAACCGAGATAAAAATCTCGGTTTTTTTCGCACTAAATATACTAAGATGTTAGGTTTATCGTAATCTATCTACAGATTTTACAAGATCTTCATCCTTTTTAATTGCTTTATTTGCTAAAACTAATAACAAAATAACAATGATAGGAAAAATCATCCCAATACCTTTCTCAGAAGCTAAAGATTCTCCAGGTAATGTTTGTGATAGATATATCAATATTCCTAATAAAAAAAGGTTTATCAATATGTTTAATCGCCCTAAGACAAATTGTAACTGACGATTTTTAAATAAAAATATAGTTACAAAAGATAATAAAGCTGAAATATAAAATAATACAGGAGTTATTTTTTCTAAAATAGAAACTCCTGAAAACAAATCTACAATAAATATTGGTGTATTATTCTGTGAGCTTGTCCAAATACTAAAAATAAAAGTTAGACCAGCAGAAATAATTACTGCAATAAATAAATATATAGATTGTTTTCTTTGTATCATGTTTTTTATTAGATTGCAAATGTAATATTTCTTTTTTTAAAAAGAAATATTACAAGTTAAATTATTTGTATATATTTGTAGCAGTAAGTAACTGCACAAGTCGTAATTGTATAGCTCATATGTAATTACAATCAAAAAAAACTTAATACAATCAAATTCTTTTATTCATAAAGAATTATATAACTTAATTATTTTTACGAATGTTCGAGATTTCGGAATTAAAAACTAAAAAATTAACGGATTTATTAGCAATAGCCAAAACTATAGGTTTAGCGAAGGTAAGTCAGTTAAAAAAATTAGATTTAGTTTATAAAATTTTAGATGCACAAGCAGAGTCTAGTGCAAATGAAGCTAAACCTATTGAAGAAAAAGCTAAGAGGAAGAGAATAGCAAAAACAGAAGAAACCGAAAAACAGCCAGAGGTAAAGATTGCTGATAAGGTGAAGGTTGAAGCTAAGGAAGAAAAGACAGAAGTCGCTGAAAAGGTTGTAGAGAAAGAGGTTGAGACTGTTGAGACTGTTGAGAAATCTGAAGACAATAAAACAGAAGTTGTTACTGAAGTAGAACAACAGGTAGAGGTTAAAAGACCAAGGCCAAGGCCAAGAAAAGAGGTTGAGGCTAAAAAACAAGTTGCAACTCCAAAAAAGAAAGT
This genomic stretch from Tenacibaculum sp. Bg11-29 harbors:
- a CDS encoding metallophosphoesterase, with product MKKILLLSDTHSFIDDQILKFVKQADEVWHAGDIGDLKVTDTLKEYKTLRAVYGNIDDKDARSEFPLDNKFTLEGVSVWITHIGGYPNAYKPRVREELKNNSPKIFISGHSHILKVQYDEKFKLLHLNPGAAGKHGFHKIRTMLRFELNKGEITNMEVIELAHR
- a CDS encoding DUF4293 domain-containing protein: MIQRKQSIYLFIAVIISAGLTFIFSIWTSSQNNTPIFIVDLFSGVSILEKITPVLFYISALLSFVTIFLFKNRQLQFVLGRLNILINLFLLGILIYLSQTLPGESLASEKGIGMIFPIIVILLLVLANKAIKKDEDLVKSVDRLR
- a CDS encoding sensor histidine kinase encodes the protein MYSKLVSIVFLIFFVRIGFSVTLFTNNKDYKTKRRNNLTKKDSVLQDSIYQIAYKNYSKGKYPEALKLALTLHNENSKKQEFNYKYTELLGDIYNKTLNLKLSLKYFKTSLSYLNNKNRHNDINLDKTQYLNLLAKNYLKVGSIYLKIYKNLKHKQERNLTYLKLLEEGVTKKYVDKNNVPKGIKIFKDSALYFFSELDKTPSINNEIINYKASSHVNLSALYQIDSMYSESKYFALKAIDLYKEKNNIIKLAKAQSNLGNVYLLIGEFKKAKETYISGIDVLKKDNSQTATKLKANLYYNLAWAMRNLKDYKAYDYQEISFEFEDVLKEKNISQIIKKIEANHQENLEQQKVNLVTEQRKLKEAQQSKTTLLFAALSLLVIIISGVIVYNYKLRQKNLQLKLSENNLLQQQSIEKIKSDAHTKILNATIDGKETERKQIAETLHDNVSALLSSANMHLSATKKQLKDSAPLEIEKTQAIILEASQKVRDLSHNLISSILLKFGLEYALKDAAKKYSNSQLKFEVSAHNINRYNQEFEIKIFNIIQELANNILKHSKANYAQITIKQEKNQLTILVNDDGVGFSTSSFSINDGIGLNQIEARLKMMEGKLSINSKKNKGSKISIIIPIQEQKQSKLSSVS
- the folP gene encoding dihydropteroate synthase encodes the protein MTINCKGSLIDLSTPKVMGILNITPDSFFDGGKYKNEDEIFVQAKKMLDEGATFIDVGAYSSRPGAKHISEEDELKRIIPVVELLVNNFPDIIISVDTFRSSVAEESIRVGAALINDISGGKMDEEMFNLIAKLQVPYIMMHMQGEPQNMQLNPIYKDVVTEVISFFAEQLFKLRQLKVNDVVIDVGFGFGKTIAHNYELLQKLSLFKNLEAPILTGISRKSMLHKLLDISPKEALNATTVANTIALLNGTSILRVHDVKEAVEAIKIVSKVTAK
- a CDS encoding response regulator transcription factor, which codes for MNNKIKVHIADDHKILIDGVIALLNTEDCFEIEGYSLTGKQVVDWSTKNKADVLVLDINMPEMDGIEVLKTFKQRNLKIKTIILSSLSDPKLVQEMILLGANGFVDKACASDHIIDAIKNVHVGTQYFSDDIKSKLLELYVNNAKTEDSELAHGDLTEREVEVLKQIALEKSSSEIAKHLLVSIKTVETYRKSLYKKLKVKNVVGLAMYAVKNNII
- a CDS encoding ABC transporter ATP-binding protein, coding for MSFAKQYRTRFIIATTSTILLALFAVLSPILLMEAIEDFVTHKDLTRLLYYTIAMLIVLLIQVVFQFSFIYYANWVGQHIIRDIRAKTFRKILSFKMSYLDNSSVGKLVTRVVSDIETIANFFTQGVFMIISDILKMILVIIVMLYTNWKLAFIALVTLPILIYATKIFQIAIKSTFQEVRNQVSNLNGFVQERVTGMNIVQLFNREKIEYKNFVNINDKHKKAHVKTVWYYSIFFPIAEILSSIAIGLIVWFGGIQVIEGEATNIAVIIGFIKMAQMLFRPLRQIADKFNQLQMGIVAGERVFNVIDTESSISKNGTITTQSLQGNICFKDVHFSYIEGEEVLKGISFNVKEGNTIAIVGATGAGKSTIINLINRFYEINSGTIYVDDIPVENYEINSLRKKIAIVLQDVFLFSDTIFNNISLKNKNISLDEVKEAAKKIGVHDFIMTLPNNYYYNVKERGAMLSSGQRQLIAFLRAYLSKPSILILDEATSSIDTHSEQMIQHATDEITRNRTSIVIAHRLTTIKKANTIIVMDKGKIVEQGNHNELLNKEFGYYKNLYEKQFNAKITS
- the truA gene encoding tRNA pseudouridine(38-40) synthase TruA — its product is MRYFIELAYRGTNYHGWQIQPDAISVQEKINNALSTILRQQIVITGAGRTDAGVHASQMFAHFDTTITLSENFAFRLNSILSDDIVIFTVKLVHNDAHARFDANSRSYEYKIWLGRNPFLLDSSWQLYNQQLNIQLMNQAAMILYEYEDFECFSKVKTGVHTFNCKITSALWVLNGNELIFHISANRFLRNMVRAIVGTLIDIGTGKTTIDDFKNIIKSKNRSNAGTSVPAKGLFLTKVEYDYI
- the cdaA gene encoding diadenylate cyclase CdaA gives rise to the protein MNLDFIDFSFLDVLDIILVAVLLYYIYKLLKGTVAINIVIGIAFIFIIWKITQTLNMEMLSGILGYLLSGGVIALIIVFQQEIRKFLLMIGTTNFSTQRGFLNQLKFLKTEINSEIDIETVLKACISMSKTKTGALLVIEKTNNLDFLINNGDKMDALVNEAILESIFYKNSPLHDGATVIRDNYIVATRVVLPISDSTKIPSRYGLRHRAAIGVTEKTDAICLLVSEETGEISYIKDGEFVLYKTPEDLFTKLEKDLTA